The following proteins are encoded in a genomic region of Hydra vulgaris chromosome 05, alternate assembly HydraT2T_AEP:
- the LOC136080166 gene encoding zinc finger MYM-type protein 1-like: MKKWRDNLKVIVDVILFCAKNNLALWGSTEVIEEQNSGIFLNLIELISHYYPLVAENVAPVKAKKTTTSYFSPRIQNELIELLGQKVRNEILSNVREAKFYSVLFDCTPDASHKEQMTQIIRYVHITEETCTIEESFVDFIESHEKTGKGLAAEITEKLEKDSLSISDCRGQGYDNGANMSGKYNGVQAHIHSLNEFARFVPCAAHTLNLVGVHAAEVSPLMITFFGKVQAIFNFFSSSTLRWEKLMKTLTISLKGNSDTRWSAKKEAIIPLHRQIKEVLQVLESIIHTSKTNAVSVCSAKELIIQIDFSFLCLLDFWCQILSLIDRENKLL; the protein is encoded by the coding sequence ATGAAAAAGTGGAGAGATAACTTGAAAGTGATTGTTGATGTAATTTTGTTCTGTGCCAAGAACAATCTTGCCCTTTGGGGTTCAACAGAAGTAATTGAAGAGCAAAACAGTGGCATCTTTCTGAACTTAATTGAGCTGATAAGCCATTATTATCCTTTAGTGGCTGAAAACGTTGCACCCGTTAAAGCAAAGAAAACCACAACATCCTACTTTTCTCCTCGAATTCAAAATGAGCTGATTGAATTACTTGGGCAGAAAGTCAGGAATGAAATTTTGTCAAATGTCAGAGAAGCTAAATTCTACTCTGTTTTGTTTGACTGCACTCCAGATGCCTCCCACAAAGAGCAGATGACCCAAATAATCAGGTATGTCCACATCACTGAGGAAACCTGTACAATTGAGGAAAGCTTTGTGGACTTCATTGAATCTCACGAAAAAACTGGAAAGGGCCTTGCAGCTGAAATCACCGAAAAACTGGAGAAGGATAGCCTGAGCATTTCTGATTGTCGGGGCCAAGGTTACGACAATGGAGCCAATATGTCTGGAAAATATAATGGCGTCCAAGCTCACATCCATTCTCTAAATGAGTTTGCAAGATTTGTTCCATGTGCAGCTCACACTTTAAACCTTGTTGGTGTCCATGCTGCTGAAGTTTCTCCACTCATGATTACATTCTTTGGAAAAGTTCAAGCcatctttaactttttctcaAGTTCTACCTTAAGATGGGAAAAACTGATGAAAACATTGACCATCTCACTAAAGGGAAATAGTGATACAAGATGGTCTGCCAAAAAAGAAGCAATCATCCCACTACACAGACAAATAAAAGAAGTTCTTCAAGTTTTGGAATCCATAATTCATACTTCCAAGACAAATGCTGTCTCAGTTTGCAGTGCAAAAGAGCTCATCATTCAAATTGATTTCAGTTTTCTGTGTTTGTTGGATTTTTGGTGTCAAATTCTTTCTTTAATTGACCGGGAAAACAAACTGCTTTAG
- the LOC136080167 gene encoding zinc finger MYM-type protein 5-like, giving the protein MNRAKKLSGAEFKKNRRDRLESDSKLRNCFKKWLVTNSSVEKQIISEDICNEVDNDSTAEVAATSLITDLNSYHPLELIEEEIFIGQSQEEFGPNDSEAQEDRNSQLSKPIEMGNSEFPPEISEISATSGENFQHSDPATWPKMTDKTRCFLIQHGPEQERREFFPNTLCDFDNRMRHFSSKWYEKIHPNGEKFVRYWLLYSNKKDSLFCFCCLLFSTTKTKNFSEISKGFCDWKKLNPRIPEYENSN; this is encoded by the coding sequence atgaatcgtgcaaaaaaattatctggtGCTGAATTTAAGAAGAATAGAAGAGACCGTCTTGAAAGTGACTCAAAACTAAGAAATTGTTTCAAGAAGTGGTTGGTAACAAACTCTTCTgtggaaaaacaaattatttcagaGGATATTTGCAATGAAGTTGATAATGATTCAACAGCTGAAGTTGCTGCTACATCTTTAATTACTGACTTAAATTCATATCATCCATTGGAATTAATTGAAGAGGAGATTTTCATTGGCCAAAGTCAAGAAGAATTCGGACCAAATGATTCAGAAGCACAAGAAGATAGAAATTCTCAGCTTTCCAAACCAATTGAAATGGGCAACAGTGAATTTCCTCCTGAAATCTCAGAAATTTCAGCAACCTCAGGAGAAAACTTTCAACACAGTGATCCAGCTACATGGCCTAAAATGACAGATAAAACAAGGTGCTTTTTGATTCAGCATGGGCCGGAGCAAGAAAGAAGAGAATTTTTTCCAAACACACTTTGTGACTTTGACAACAGAATGCGACACTTCAGCTCAAAATGGTATGAAAAAATTCATCCCAATGGTGAAAAATTTGTTCGCTACTGGCTGCTGTACAGCAACAAAAAagattctttgttttgtttttgctgtcTGCTATTTTCAACgacaaaaaccaaaaatttttcagaaatttcaaAAGGATTTTGTGACTGGAAAAAACTAAACCCAAGAATTCCAGAATACGAAAACAGCAATTAA